From one Callithrix jacchus isolate 240 chromosome 2, calJac240_pri, whole genome shotgun sequence genomic stretch:
- the HMMR gene encoding hyaluronan mediated motility receptor isoform X2 produces the protein MKLRNKRETKMRDLMAKQEGMEMKLQVTQRSLKESQGKIAQLEGKLVSIEKEKIDEKSETEKLLEYIQEISCASDQVEKYKLDIAQLEETLKEKNHEILSLKQSLEENTVILSKQVEDLNVKCQLLEKEKEDHVNKNREHNENLNAEMQNLKHKFILEQQELEKLQQKELQVNSLLQQEKELSSSLHEKLCSFQEEMVKEKNLFEEELKQALDELDKLQQKEEQSEQLVKQLEEETKSRAEELKLLEEKLKGKEAELEKSSAAHTQATLLLQEKYNSTVQSLEDVTAQFESYKALTASEIEDLKLQNSSLQEKLAKAGKNADDIQGQILATESSNQEYARMLLDLQTKSALKEREIKEITVSSFQKITDLQNQLQQQEEDFRKQLEDEEARKAGKENKMAQLTEEINKWRLLYEELYNKVKPFQLQLDAFEAEKQALLNERGAAQEELDKIRDSYAELLGHRNLKQKIKHVVKLKDENSQLKSEVSKLRCLLAKKKQSETKLQDELNKVLGIKRFDPSKAFHHESKENFALKTPLKEGNTNCY, from the exons TGTttcaatagagaaagaaaagattgatgaaaaatctgaaacagaaaaaCTCTTAGAATATATCCAAGAAATTAG ttgTGCTTCAGATCAAGTGGAAAAATACAAGCTAGATATTGCCCAGTTAGAAGAAACTTTGAAGGAGAAGAATCATGAAATTTTAAGCCTTAAGCAGTCTCTTGAGGAAAATACTGTTATATTATCTAAACAAGTAGAAGACCTAAATGTGAAATGTCAGctgcttgaaaaagaaaaag AAGATCACGTCAACAAGAATAGAGAACACAATGAAAATCTAAATGCTGAGATGCAAAACTTAAAACATAAGTTTATTCTTGAGCAACAGGAACTTGAAAAGCTTCAACAAAAAGAATTACAAGTTAATTCACTTCTGCAACAAGAGAAA GAATTATCTTCTAGTCTTCATGAGAAGCTGTGTTCCTTTCAAGAGGAAATGGTTAAAGAGAAGAATCTCTTTGAGGAAGAATTAAAACAAGCACTGGATGAGCTTGATAAACTACAGCAAAAGGAGGAACAATCTGAACAGCTGGTCAAGCAATTGGAAGAGGAAACAAAATCTAGAGCTGAAGAattaaaactcctagaagaaaagctgAAAGG gAAGGAAGCTGAACTGGAGAAAAGTAGTGCTGCTCACACCCAGGCCACCCTGCTCTTGCAGGAAAAATACAACAGTACAGTGCAAAGCCTTGAAGATGTTACTGCTCAATTTGAAAG ctATAAAGCATTAACAGCCAGTGAGATTGAAGATCTTAAGCTGCAGAACTCATCATTACAGGAAAAATTGGCCAAGGCTGGAAAAAATGCAGATGATATTCAGGGTCAGATATTGGCAACCGAGAGTTCAAATCAAGAATATGCAAG GATGCTTCTAGATCTGCAGACCAAGTCAGcactaaaagaaagagaaattaaagaaatcacagtttcttcttttcaaaaaataactgATTTGCAGAACCAACTCCAGCAACAAGAGGAAGATTTTAGAAAACAACTGGAAGATGAGGAAGCAAG AAaagctggaaaagaaaataaaatggcacaATTAACTGAAGAAATTAACAAGTGGCGTCTCCTTTACGAAGAACTGTATAATAAAGTAAAACCTTTCCAG CTACAATTAGATGCTTTTGAAGCAGAAAAACAGGCATTGTTGAATGAACGTGGTGCTGCTCAGGAAGAGCTAGATAAAATAAGAGATTCATATGCTGAATTATTGGGTCATcggaatttaaaacaaaaaatcaagcATGTCGTGAAGTTGAAAGATGAAAATAGCCAACTCAAATCG GAAGTATCAAAACTCCGCTGTCtgcttgcaaaaaaaaaacaaagtgagacAAAACTTCAAGATGAATTGAATAAAGTCCTAGGTATCAAACGCTTTGATCCTTCAAAGGCTTTTCATcatgaaagtaaagaaaattttgCCCTGAAAACCCCATTAAAAGAAG GCAATACAAACTGTTACTAA